Within Actinomycetota bacterium, the genomic segment GGCCAACGTGCAGCAACGCTTGCCCAGGGCTTCGTCCAGCTCCTTGAGCGTGGCGAAGCCCTGGTTCGCCACCGCCTCGTTGGTCAGCGGCCATAATCGCCCTGCCGGCTGGAGTTCGGGCGAATAAGGCGGCAGGAAGGCCAACCGCAGCCCGTCCGGCACCACCAGCTGCTCGCTGCTGTGCCAGCCGGCATTGTCCAGGACCAGCACCACCAGCTTGTCCGGGCCGGCACCGACCGCCGTGGCGAAGGCCGCCAGCACCGCGCTGAGCAGCACCGTGCTGACGCCGTTGCACAGGAACCAGACCACCTCGCCGGTGCCCGGGTGGACGAAGCCGTAGACATAGGGCCACTCGAACCGGTGCTGGCCCAGCGCGATCGGCCGCTGCCCGATCGGCGCCCATTGCCGGCGGGCGATCGGCTTGGGGCCTACCCGGTGCTCGTCGAAGGCCCAGACCTCGACCGGGCGGTCCGGGTTCTCGGCACGGCGTTCCTCGACCTGCTGCGCCAGATTTTTTTGAACGCCTCCTGCTCCTCGGCGCTCGCCGCCTTGGCGTGCTTGGGGCGTGGGACTTGCAGGCTGTGCTCGAGCTTCTTCAGGTAGTCCCATCCGCGCTGTGGCCACACCTTGCGGTCGAGCCGCTGGCTCATCCAGGCCGCCACCTTGGGGCCGGTCCACAGCCCGCCCTCCGCCGGCGGCTCGGCCAAGGCGTCGCGCAACGCGGCTTCGTCCTCCTGGCCCAGCAGCGGCCGGGCGCCCGTGTTCCTCGCCCGCTGATCACCGAGCCCGTCCGCACCTTCGGCGTTGTAGCGCCGCACGATCTCGGCGATCCAGC encodes:
- a CDS encoding IS630 family transposase; protein product: MGLPEEARAQPASPTPQARQGGERRGAGGVQKNLAQQVEERRAENPDRPVEVWAFDEHRVGPKPIARRQWAPIGQRPIALGQHRFEWPYVYGFVHPGTGEVVWFLCNGVSTVLLSAVLAAFATAVGAGPDKLVVLVLDNAGWHSSEQLVVPDGLRLAFLPPYSPELQPAGRLWPLTNEAVANQGFATLKELDEALGKRCCTLAGLPELIKGHTNYSWWPKPSQVTPALN